One part of the Pirellulales bacterium genome encodes these proteins:
- the ptsP gene encoding phosphoenolpyruvate--protein phosphotransferase has translation MGKGIGVSPGVAVGTAYCIHEIFVNPQTRRLAADEVFPELARYEKARDATAADLHSLHLKVATQVGKSEAAIFQAHESILRDPAFNEKIRRWIVDEHQTAPYALDQVLQEYASLFARTKDQYLRERLADVRDVIVRISGHLSEVLHPQADEPSGPLVLVADELLPSHVVFLGNREVAGIATQAGGQTSHAAILARSRGIPAVSGVRGLLKTVKNGDTIVVDGREGHVIVNPNSEIESAYRKLQREFFDLKDHLAANRDQAAVTADGVKIELLANINNLSDTRAAVAMGASGVGLYRTEYLFLTHPDVPSEEEQCAAYKKIIAATPNQRITIRTLDLGGDKTIPYLGHDREANPFMGWRSIRLSFEHPEFFATQIRAVLRAAAGRKKSVRLMFPMITTLEEIRKVRSMVLKAKRQLERLGKPCGDVPIGLMIEVPAAAICIDSLVNEVDFVSIGSNDLVQYLMAADRDNPRVSHLCQPLSPAVLKVLAHTIDVCTKAEKPCTLCGEMAGAPRAFVLLVGMGLRSFSMSPAFIPTIKELTSHLTRERAEAIVARALKLKTIAEVKRYLGDQISELAPNLKLLDTA, from the coding sequence ATGGGAAAGGGGATCGGAGTATCGCCGGGAGTGGCCGTCGGAACGGCCTATTGCATTCACGAGATTTTCGTGAACCCGCAGACGCGCCGGTTGGCGGCCGACGAGGTCTTTCCCGAATTGGCCCGCTATGAAAAGGCCCGCGACGCCACCGCGGCCGACCTGCATTCGCTGCACTTGAAGGTCGCCACGCAGGTCGGCAAGTCGGAGGCCGCCATCTTCCAGGCCCACGAATCGATCCTCCGCGACCCGGCGTTCAACGAGAAGATTCGCCGTTGGATCGTCGATGAGCATCAAACCGCGCCTTACGCGCTCGACCAGGTGCTCCAAGAGTATGCCAGCCTGTTCGCCCGCACCAAGGACCAGTATCTCCGGGAGCGGCTGGCCGACGTCCGCGACGTGATCGTGCGGATCAGCGGCCATCTTTCGGAAGTGCTCCATCCGCAGGCCGACGAACCGTCCGGGCCGCTCGTCCTTGTGGCGGATGAGTTGCTTCCGTCGCACGTCGTGTTTCTCGGCAATCGCGAAGTGGCCGGCATCGCCACGCAGGCCGGCGGCCAAACCAGCCATGCCGCGATTCTCGCCCGCAGCCGCGGAATCCCCGCCGTTTCCGGCGTTCGCGGGCTGCTCAAGACGGTAAAGAACGGCGACACGATCGTCGTCGATGGCCGCGAAGGGCATGTGATCGTTAATCCAAATTCGGAGATCGAAAGCGCTTATCGCAAGCTGCAGCGCGAGTTCTTCGATCTCAAAGACCATCTCGCCGCCAACCGCGATCAGGCGGCTGTCACGGCCGACGGCGTGAAGATCGAGCTGCTGGCGAATATCAACAATCTTTCCGACACGCGGGCCGCCGTGGCGATGGGGGCCTCGGGCGTTGGACTCTATCGCACCGAGTATCTATTTCTCACCCACCCGGACGTGCCGAGCGAGGAGGAACAGTGCGCGGCCTACAAGAAGATCATCGCCGCCACGCCAAATCAGCGCATCACGATCCGCACCCTCGACCTCGGCGGCGATAAGACGATCCCCTATCTCGGCCACGATCGCGAGGCGAACCCGTTCATGGGCTGGCGCTCGATTCGCTTGTCGTTCGAACACCCGGAGTTCTTCGCTACGCAGATTCGGGCCGTGCTGCGGGCGGCGGCTGGGCGAAAGAAGAGCGTCCGCCTGATGTTCCCGATGATCACCACGCTCGAAGAGATTCGCAAAGTGCGGAGCATGGTGCTCAAAGCGAAGCGGCAACTCGAACGGCTGGGCAAGCCCTGCGGCGACGTGCCGATCGGGCTGATGATCGAGGTGCCCGCCGCGGCGATCTGCATCGACTCGCTCGTGAACGAAGTGGATTTCGTGTCGATCGGCTCGAACGATCTGGTGCAATACCTGATGGCCGCCGACCGCGACAACCCGCGAGTCAGCCATCTCTGCCAGCCGCTCAGCCCGGCCGTGCTCAAGGTGCTGGCCCACACGATCGACGTTTGCACGAAAGCGGAAAAGCCCTGCACGCTCTGCGGCGAAATGGCCGGCGCGCCGAGGGCCTTCGTCCTGCTCGTCGGCATGGGGCTGCGAAGCTTCAGCATGAGCCCCGCCTTCATCCCGACGATCAAGGAACTGACGAGCCATCTCACCCGCGAACGCGCGGAAGCGATCGTCGCCCGAGCGCTTAAACTCAAGACCATCGCCGAAGTAAAGCGCTACCTCGGCGATCAGATCAGCGAACTGGCCCCGAATCTGAAGCTGCTCGACACGGCGTGA
- a CDS encoding Hsp20/alpha crystallin family protein — MNLIPWRSKGKENGGSHALSPLGEFRTEMNRLFDHFFHDPFSAASQSLGDLTQWSPSLDVAETDKDVTVRAEIPGVDPKDLDIQVSGNRLRISGEKKETSEKKEQSFYRRESYYGSFTRDVELPPGVDAEKVDADYKGGVLTVHLNKMPGAAAKKIPVKTS, encoded by the coding sequence ATGAATCTCATTCCTTGGAGAAGCAAAGGGAAGGAGAACGGCGGTTCGCATGCCCTTTCGCCGCTCGGCGAATTCCGCACGGAAATGAACCGACTGTTCGATCATTTCTTTCACGACCCTTTTTCGGCGGCTAGCCAATCCCTCGGTGATCTGACCCAATGGTCGCCGTCGCTCGATGTCGCCGAGACCGACAAGGACGTTACCGTTCGGGCGGAGATTCCTGGCGTCGATCCCAAAGACCTCGATATCCAGGTCAGCGGCAATCGACTGAGAATCTCCGGGGAGAAAAAGGAAACGTCTGAAAAGAAGGAGCAGTCGTTTTATCGCCGTGAGAGTTACTACGGCAGCTTTACGCGCGACGTGGAATTGCCGCCGGGAGTCGATGCGGAGAAAGTCGACGCCGACTACAAGGGAGGCGTGCTTACCGTGCACTTGAACAAGATGCCGGGGGCGGCCGCGAAGAAAATTCCCGTGAAGACTTCGTGA
- a CDS encoding Hsp20/alpha crystallin family protein: protein MANEISQQSATAEVGALEHTRSGQFYRPDVDIVEMPEELLILADMPGVDPDEVEIDFQDGALSIHGRVTNGRVERESFLLREYGIGDYYRTFRISEQIDPSGISAELTDGVLTLHLPKAEAAKPRKIKVAVK from the coding sequence ATGGCAAATGAAATCAGTCAACAGAGTGCAACTGCCGAGGTGGGCGCACTGGAGCATACGCGAAGCGGGCAATTCTATCGCCCTGACGTGGATATCGTGGAGATGCCCGAGGAACTGCTCATTCTTGCCGACATGCCCGGCGTAGACCCGGATGAGGTCGAGATCGACTTCCAAGACGGCGCTTTGAGCATTCATGGGCGCGTGACCAACGGCCGCGTCGAGCGCGAGAGTTTTCTGCTCCGTGAATACGGGATTGGCGACTACTATCGCACATTCCGCATCAGCGAGCAGATCGACCCGAGCGGCATTTCGGCTGAGCTGACGGACGGAGTGCTCACGCTGCATCTGCCAAAGGCCGAGGCGGCGAAGCCGCGCAAGATCAAGGTGGCAGTGAAGTAA
- a CDS encoding Hsp20/alpha crystallin family protein gives MVRRRNGILFPIQQFRTDLERLYSDFSSPPDLAWGAPLAMARAFPPFNVWEEGDNLLVEAELPAVKSEDLDVSVVGDELTIKGERRPVNESGLTFHRRERPSGRFTRVLRLPVEVDADKVNAALNNGVLLITLPKSEAAKPRHIQVKATK, from the coding sequence ATGGTTCGACGACGCAATGGAATTCTGTTCCCGATCCAACAATTTCGCACCGATCTGGAGCGACTCTATTCCGATTTTTCTAGCCCGCCCGATCTGGCTTGGGGAGCGCCGTTAGCGATGGCCCGCGCATTTCCGCCATTCAACGTGTGGGAAGAGGGTGACAACCTGCTTGTTGAAGCGGAACTGCCGGCGGTCAAGAGCGAGGATCTTGATGTTTCCGTTGTCGGCGATGAATTGACGATCAAGGGGGAGCGCCGGCCGGTCAATGAGAGCGGCCTGACCTTCCATCGCCGCGAACGGCCGAGTGGTAGGTTCACCCGCGTTTTACGATTGCCGGTCGAAGTCGATGCCGACAAAGTGAACGCGGCGCTCAACAATGGCGTGCTCCTGATCACGCTCCCCAAGTCCGAAGCTGCGAAACCTCGGCACATTCAAGTGAAAGCGACGAAGTGA
- a CDS encoding 3-hydroxyacyl-ACP dehydratase FabZ family protein produces MRFTLLDRIVHLEPGKRVTAVKALALAEEYLADHFPSFPVMPGVLMLEAMTQAGAWLVRAGEDFAHSMVVLKEARNVKYSSFVAPGQTLTVTAEIISHDSRQTKLKAQGTVNGEVQLSGRLVLERYNLADEGIGTADDDARVKRELRKLFALLHRPAATHVTGAALAGDLRPAHP; encoded by the coding sequence ATGCGTTTCACTCTTCTCGACCGAATCGTTCACCTTGAGCCGGGCAAACGAGTCACGGCGGTGAAGGCCCTGGCCTTGGCCGAAGAGTATTTGGCGGACCATTTTCCGTCATTTCCGGTCATGCCGGGGGTGCTCATGCTCGAGGCGATGACCCAGGCCGGGGCCTGGCTGGTCCGGGCGGGCGAGGATTTCGCCCATAGCATGGTCGTGCTGAAAGAGGCGCGAAACGTCAAGTACAGCAGTTTTGTCGCCCCCGGCCAGACGCTCACGGTCACCGCCGAAATCATCAGCCACGATTCCCGCCAAACGAAGCTCAAGGCCCAGGGCACCGTGAATGGCGAAGTTCAACTCAGTGGGCGATTGGTGCTGGAGCGTTACAATCTGGCCGATGAAGGAATTGGGACCGCCGATGACGACGCCCGAGTGAAACGCGAATTGCGCAAGCTCTTCGCCTTGCTGCATCGTCCCGCTGCGACACACGTGACCGGCGCGGCGCTCGCGGGCGACTTGCGTCCGGCCCACCCCTAG
- a CDS encoding acyl carrier protein, whose product MPSQEEIFEKVRTALVDALGVDEEEVTPTATMVGDLGAESIDFLDIVFRLEKAFSIKIPRGELFPEDILNNAEYLSDGKVTAAGIAQLKKRMPFADLSKFEANPVVQDFVLVLTVQDLVRYVESKLNQGKVPAG is encoded by the coding sequence ATGCCGTCGCAAGAAGAAATCTTTGAGAAGGTCCGGACCGCGCTCGTCGATGCCCTAGGCGTGGATGAGGAGGAAGTGACGCCAACCGCGACGATGGTCGGCGATCTGGGGGCCGAATCGATCGACTTCCTCGACATCGTTTTTCGCCTGGAAAAAGCGTTTAGTATTAAGATTCCCCGCGGTGAGTTGTTTCCCGAAGACATCCTCAACAACGCCGAATACTTGAGCGACGGCAAGGTCACTGCGGCGGGGATCGCGCAATTGAAGAAGCGGATGCCGTTTGCGGACCTCTCGAAATTCGAGGCCAACCCGGTCGTGCAGGACTTCGTGCTCGTGCTCACCGTTCAGGACTTGGTGCGCTATGTCGAGAGCAAGTTAAATCAGGGCAAAGTCCCCGCCGGGTGA
- a CDS encoding 3-hydroxyacyl-ACP dehydratase FabZ family protein, with the protein MRWFWIDRYTEFVSGQHATAIKNVSLAEDHLHDHFHGAPVMPNSLVLEGMAQTAGLLVAQRNDFQLEVVLAKVAKADFHFLARPGDTLVYRAKIEDLKEGGAFTVVTSHVEDRLQGEAEIFFAHLDLRDNGQAMFEPEEIIGWLRAVRMFDVGRDRDGNPLAIPKFTDRRHPLVNTNGRN; encoded by the coding sequence ATGCGTTGGTTTTGGATCGATCGATATACCGAGTTTGTCTCCGGCCAGCATGCCACGGCGATCAAGAACGTCAGCCTGGCGGAAGACCATCTGCACGATCATTTCCACGGCGCGCCGGTAATGCCTAATTCGCTGGTTTTGGAAGGAATGGCCCAAACTGCCGGGCTGTTAGTGGCGCAGCGAAACGATTTCCAACTGGAGGTGGTGCTGGCCAAGGTGGCAAAAGCCGATTTTCATTTCCTCGCCAGGCCCGGCGACACGCTTGTTTATCGGGCAAAGATCGAGGACCTGAAGGAAGGGGGCGCATTCACGGTGGTCACGAGCCACGTTGAAGATCGCCTGCAAGGCGAGGCGGAGATTTTTTTTGCCCATCTCGACCTTCGCGATAACGGCCAGGCCATGTTCGAACCCGAGGAGATCATCGGCTGGCTGCGAGCGGTCCGGATGTTCGACGTCGGCCGCGACCGCGATGGCAATCCGCTCGCAATACCCAAGTTTACCGATCGGCGCCATCCTCTCGTCAACACCAACGGGAGGAACTGA
- the fabF gene encoding beta-ketoacyl-ACP synthase II: MSNRDSRRRVVVTGVGCVTPLGHSVEETWGRLLRGESGVGDTTIFDASNFPTRISAEVRDFDVSQFGEDSARWKYRGRHTKFAAGAARQAIDDAGIDDRMVEPTRFGVYLGSGEGQQDFAHFTSTMTAALRGDQFDLARFSQIGLEVLHPQAELEQEPNMPSGHLASMFNAQGPNLNCLTACAASSQAIGEAAEIIRRGDADVMLSGGTHSMIHPFGVTGFNLLTALSTRNDEPTKASRPFDRDRDGFVLGEGAAMVVLEEFDRAKARGAKIYGELLGYGSTADAFRITDTHPEGRGAASCVRMALEDAALNPDDINYINAHGTSTEVNDKVESLAIKTVFGPQAYKIPVSSTKSMLGHLIAAAGATELIICLMAIRDNVLPPTINYDTPDPECDLDYIPNAARETSCRYALSNSFGFGGQNIALIVGRCNGG, encoded by the coding sequence ATGTCGAATCGCGATTCGAGACGGCGCGTGGTCGTCACGGGCGTAGGATGTGTCACTCCGCTCGGTCATTCCGTCGAAGAGACGTGGGGCCGGCTTTTGCGCGGAGAATCGGGCGTCGGCGACACGACGATTTTCGACGCCAGCAACTTCCCGACCCGCATCTCGGCCGAGGTCCGCGATTTTGACGTCTCGCAGTTCGGCGAGGATTCGGCCCGATGGAAATACCGCGGCCGGCATACGAAGTTTGCCGCCGGCGCGGCTAGGCAAGCGATCGACGACGCGGGCATCGACGACCGTATGGTCGAGCCGACTCGGTTCGGTGTCTATCTCGGCAGCGGCGAGGGGCAGCAGGATTTCGCGCACTTCACTTCCACGATGACCGCGGCCCTTCGCGGCGATCAGTTCGACCTGGCCCGTTTCAGTCAAATCGGCTTGGAAGTGCTGCACCCGCAGGCCGAATTAGAGCAGGAACCGAACATGCCCTCCGGCCATCTGGCGAGCATGTTCAACGCCCAAGGGCCGAACTTGAATTGCCTCACGGCATGTGCCGCCAGCAGCCAGGCCATCGGCGAAGCGGCGGAAATCATTCGCCGCGGCGATGCCGATGTGATGCTGTCCGGCGGCACACACAGCATGATCCATCCCTTTGGCGTAACTGGCTTCAATCTGCTGACGGCGCTCAGCACGCGCAACGACGAGCCGACGAAGGCCTCCCGCCCGTTCGACCGCGATCGCGACGGCTTCGTGCTCGGCGAAGGGGCGGCGATGGTGGTGCTCGAGGAGTTCGACCGCGCCAAAGCCCGCGGCGCGAAAATCTACGGCGAGTTGCTAGGCTACGGCTCGACCGCCGACGCCTTCCGCATCACCGACACGCATCCCGAAGGGCGGGGAGCGGCGAGCTGCGTCCGGATGGCCCTCGAGGACGCGGCGCTCAATCCCGACGACATCAACTACATCAATGCCCACGGCACGAGCACCGAAGTGAACGACAAGGTCGAATCGCTGGCGATCAAGACGGTGTTTGGCCCGCAGGCCTACAAGATCCCCGTCTCCAGCACGAAGAGCATGCTGGGACATCTGATCGCGGCGGCCGGCGCCACGGAGTTGATCATCTGCTTGATGGCGATCCGCGACAATGTTTTGCCGCCGACCATCAACTACGACACTCCCGACCCGGAATGTGATTTGGACTATATTCCAAATGCCGCTCGCGAGACGAGCTGCCGCTATGCGCTGAGCAATAGTTTCGGGTTCGGCGGGCAGAACATCGCCCTGATCGTTGGCCGCTGCAACGGCGGATGA
- a CDS encoding ABC transporter ATP-binding protein, with amino-acid sequence MPSIAALIHCNRVPTIAPPATETLLRLHNVGKTFQMGEVAVEVLRHVTLDVYNGELLVMVGPSGSGKTTMLNIMGGLDTTTVGSVVYRDCDLSAASPRELTRYRRETIGFVFQFYNLVPNLTARENVMVSTEISRDPLDVDKVLAMVGLTDRQNHFPAQMSGGEQQRVAIARALAKNPEMLLCDEPTGALDFETGKKVLRLLVDLKNSLRKTVLIITHNGAIAEAADRVIRLRSGEVVEVHANPHPRPPEEIVW; translated from the coding sequence ATGCCATCAATCGCCGCCCTCATCCATTGCAATCGCGTGCCCACGATCGCCCCGCCTGCCACCGAAACCCTGCTCCGGCTGCACAACGTCGGCAAGACGTTTCAGATGGGCGAAGTTGCCGTCGAGGTGCTGCGCCACGTCACGCTCGACGTCTACAACGGCGAACTTTTGGTCATGGTCGGGCCGAGCGGCTCCGGCAAGACGACCATGCTGAACATCATGGGCGGTCTCGATACGACCACGGTCGGTTCCGTCGTCTACCGCGACTGCGATCTCTCGGCCGCCAGCCCGCGCGAACTGACGCGCTATCGCCGGGAGACGATCGGCTTCGTCTTTCAATTCTATAACTTAGTTCCAAACCTCACGGCGCGCGAGAACGTGATGGTTTCGACGGAAATCAGCCGCGATCCTCTCGACGTGGACAAGGTGCTGGCGATGGTCGGCCTCACGGACCGCCAGAACCACTTCCCCGCGCAAATGTCCGGCGGCGAGCAGCAGCGCGTGGCCATCGCCCGAGCGCTGGCGAAAAATCCCGAGATGCTGCTCTGCGACGAGCCGACCGGCGCCTTGGACTTCGAGACGGGCAAGAAAGTGCTCCGGCTGCTCGTCGACTTGAAAAACAGCCTGCGCAAGACCGTGCTCATCATCACGCACAACGGCGCGATCGCGGAGGCCGCCGACCGCGTCATCCGCCTGCGCAGCGGCGAGGTAGTCGAAGTGCATGCGAACCCGCATCCGCGCCCGCCCGAAGAGATCGTCTGGTAG
- a CDS encoding FtsX-like permease family protein yields MKTLDRKLLRELMASKALIVAITGLMAVGVMAFIYMRSAHANLNRAKDDYYSQCRMADFWIDVKKAPLSELQSLVELPGVSEVRPRIQFFATVDLDRVEEPLNGLVLSVPDKQRPIINDLVLKRGGYFTGRRRNEVLVNDSFAAQHGLFPGQWIHLLLNNRREELFIVGTAISSEFVYLVGPGAITPDPEHFGVFYLPQSYAEEVFDFDGAANQVVGLLAPEVRDHPDEALRQAERRLASYGVFSTTACRDQPSNRFLSDEIRGLGTFAGIIPTIFLAVAALVLNVLMVRLIDQQRVIIGTLKGLGYSNAQVFLHFTKFGALIGLASGFLGCAMGYGMAEFITRLYRRFFEFPNLVNFFYPGLYTAGVAISLGCALVGSMQGARVALQLQPAEAMRPRPPTAGGRIWLERIAALWRRLGFGWRMVLRNLVRHRLRTTVGIFAAAMGAGLMTAGFMLREGVMYIVDFQFAQVMRSDVDLNFKDERGLDAADEARHLPGVDRAEPVLDVACEFFHGRFHHKGAISGLADHAELTIPRDMGGRPVRVPSAGLVMTRKLAQLLDVAAGDAIEMEPIKGLRRRVTVPVVEIADSYVGIAVYANIHYLSRLIDEESAVSGVQLQLDSRDAAKRELLRAVKRLPAVQSYSSRLNTIHNVTETVLKTQAIFIGLLVLFAGVIFLTSLLNTSLIGLAERRREVATLRVLGYTEWQIGGYFLRESLLLTVLGTLLGMPLGYGLCLWVTHRFDTEMFRFPLVSPPIIWIRMWGFAFLFALLSHITVQRSINRMDWREALNVKE; encoded by the coding sequence ATGAAAACGCTCGACCGCAAACTGCTCCGCGAACTGATGGCCTCGAAGGCCCTGATCGTGGCGATCACGGGGCTGATGGCCGTCGGCGTGATGGCTTTCATCTATATGCGCTCCGCCCATGCGAACTTGAACCGCGCGAAGGACGACTACTACAGCCAGTGCCGGATGGCCGATTTCTGGATCGACGTGAAAAAGGCGCCGCTCTCGGAATTGCAATCGTTGGTGGAATTGCCGGGCGTGAGCGAGGTCCGCCCGAGAATCCAATTTTTCGCCACGGTCGATCTGGATCGCGTCGAGGAGCCGCTCAACGGGCTGGTTCTCTCCGTGCCCGACAAACAGCGGCCGATCATCAACGATCTGGTGCTCAAGCGCGGCGGCTATTTCACCGGCCGCCGCCGGAACGAAGTGCTCGTCAACGATTCGTTTGCCGCGCAACACGGTCTATTTCCCGGCCAATGGATTCACTTGTTGTTGAACAACCGCCGCGAGGAGTTGTTCATTGTCGGAACGGCCATTTCGAGCGAGTTCGTCTATCTAGTCGGCCCCGGAGCAATCACTCCCGATCCGGAGCATTTTGGCGTGTTTTATCTGCCGCAATCGTATGCCGAGGAGGTCTTCGATTTTGACGGCGCGGCAAATCAAGTAGTCGGGCTCTTGGCGCCCGAGGTCCGCGACCATCCCGACGAGGCGCTGCGACAGGCCGAGCGGCGGCTCGCATCGTACGGAGTATTCTCGACCACAGCCTGCCGAGACCAGCCGTCGAATCGGTTCTTGAGCGACGAAATTCGCGGCCTGGGCACATTTGCCGGGATCATTCCCACGATATTTCTGGCCGTGGCAGCGCTCGTGCTCAATGTGCTCATGGTGCGGCTCATCGATCAGCAGCGCGTCATCATTGGCACGCTCAAAGGGCTCGGCTACTCCAACGCGCAGGTGTTCCTGCACTTCACCAAGTTCGGCGCGCTGATCGGCCTGGCGAGCGGCTTTTTGGGCTGCGCGATGGGCTACGGAATGGCCGAGTTCATCACGCGGCTCTACCGCCGCTTTTTCGAGTTCCCGAACCTGGTCAACTTTTTCTATCCCGGCCTATACACCGCCGGGGTGGCGATCAGTCTTGGCTGCGCGCTGGTGGGTTCGATGCAGGGAGCACGGGTCGCGCTGCAGTTGCAGCCGGCGGAGGCGATGCGCCCCCGCCCGCCAACGGCCGGCGGACGGATTTGGCTGGAACGGATCGCCGCGCTGTGGCGACGGCTCGGCTTCGGTTGGCGGATGGTGCTGCGGAACCTCGTTCGCCATCGGTTGCGAACGACGGTTGGCATCTTCGCCGCCGCGATGGGGGCCGGCCTGATGACGGCCGGGTTCATGCTGCGCGAAGGAGTGATGTACATCGTCGATTTCCAATTCGCGCAAGTCATGCGAAGCGACGTCGATCTCAATTTCAAGGACGAACGCGGGCTCGACGCCGCCGATGAAGCCCGCCATCTGCCGGGAGTCGATCGCGCCGAGCCGGTGCTCGACGTGGCCTGCGAGTTCTTCCACGGCCGATTCCATCATAAGGGCGCGATCAGCGGCCTCGCCGACCACGCGGAGCTGACCATCCCGCGCGATATGGGGGGGCGCCCGGTGCGCGTGCCGTCGGCGGGCCTCGTCATGACGCGGAAACTCGCGCAACTACTCGACGTCGCCGCGGGCGACGCGATTGAAATGGAGCCGATCAAGGGCTTGCGCCGCCGCGTGACCGTCCCGGTCGTCGAAATCGCCGATAGCTACGTCGGGATCGCCGTCTACGCCAACATCCATTATCTCAGCCGGCTGATCGACGAGGAATCGGCCGTGAGCGGCGTGCAGCTTCAGCTCGATTCGCGCGATGCCGCAAAACGTGAATTGCTCCGGGCGGTGAAGCGGCTCCCGGCCGTGCAATCCTACTCGTCGCGGTTGAACACCATTCATAACGTGACGGAAACGGTGCTCAAGACGCAGGCGATTTTCATCGGTCTGTTGGTGCTGTTCGCCGGCGTCATTTTCCTTACAAGTCTGCTCAACACGTCGCTGATTGGCCTAGCCGAGCGCCGCCGCGAAGTGGCGACGCTCCGCGTGTTGGGTTATACCGAATGGCAAATCGGCGGCTATTTTCTCCGCGAAAGCCTATTGCTCACCGTGCTGGGAACATTGCTGGGAATGCCGCTGGGCTACGGACTTTGTCTGTGGGTGACACATCGGTTCGACACGGAAATGTTTCGCTTTCCGCTGGTCTCACCGCCGATCATTTGGATTCGAATGTGGGGCTTCGCGTTTTTGTTCGCACTCTTGTCGCACATCACCGTGCAGCGCTCGATCAATCGCATGGACTGGCGCGAAGCGCTGAACGTGAAGGAGTAA
- a CDS encoding HlyD family efflux transporter periplasmic adaptor subunit, producing MSKWIITGLILVVVGAAIVLGIGAFGSGAPVEAAKARKGPIHEFVDERGKTRLPQVYSITMPFDGRVAPIGLVEGTVVKQGEVVAQVVPLDLKLSHASADASIDRLNASIKENDDASVENVSLEQSLKMVESMRSSVMASDAQVEAARAKLDYNNKNLSRIQRLVQTKAKTEDELEQARLAQIQSQIEVRQDELLSAAMKAMESATLLLPKAITEYIGRKMLAHGVLEKEKSEAQVALDQVKKNEARGQMKSPINGVVLERMMSDERQVPSGTVLLKIGRLEELQVEADVLSQDVVEVKPGDDVEISGPAIGPTPAHGTVERVYPAGFTKVSSLGVEQQRVKVVVGFSTSDLDRVRHDRGIGTDYRVSVRIFTKSKADATVIPRSALFRGAEGKWQVFTVRDSRAHLQAVETGLMNDETVEVVKGLSEGEVVVLAPETSLADGARVSPQLRELEKKPSMPVSTD from the coding sequence ATGTCCAAGTGGATCATCACCGGATTGATTCTGGTCGTCGTTGGGGCCGCCATTGTCCTCGGCATCGGCGCTTTCGGCAGCGGCGCCCCGGTCGAGGCGGCCAAGGCCCGCAAAGGGCCAATCCACGAGTTCGTCGACGAGCGCGGCAAGACCCGATTGCCGCAGGTTTATTCGATCACCATGCCCTTCGATGGCCGCGTTGCGCCCATCGGCCTCGTCGAGGGGACTGTCGTCAAGCAGGGAGAAGTCGTGGCCCAAGTCGTCCCGCTCGATCTCAAGCTGTCGCACGCGTCGGCCGATGCCTCGATCGATCGCCTCAATGCGTCGATCAAGGAAAATGACGACGCCAGCGTCGAAAACGTGTCGCTCGAACAGTCGCTCAAGATGGTTGAATCGATGCGCAGCTCGGTGATGGCTTCCGACGCTCAGGTCGAAGCGGCCCGCGCCAAGCTCGACTACAACAATAAGAATCTCTCCCGCATCCAGCGGCTCGTGCAAACCAAGGCCAAGACGGAAGACGAACTCGAGCAGGCTCGGCTCGCTCAGATCCAAAGCCAGATCGAAGTGCGGCAGGATGAGCTGCTCTCGGCCGCGATGAAGGCCATGGAATCGGCCACCCTGCTCTTGCCGAAGGCGATCACGGAATACATCGGCCGCAAAATGCTGGCTCACGGCGTGCTCGAAAAGGAAAAGTCCGAGGCCCAGGTCGCGCTCGATCAGGTGAAAAAGAACGAAGCGCGCGGGCAAATGAAGAGCCCCATCAATGGCGTCGTGCTCGAGCGGATGATGAGCGACGAGCGCCAGGTTCCCTCGGGGACGGTGCTGCTGAAAATCGGCCGGCTGGAAGAGTTGCAAGTCGAGGCCGACGTGCTCAGCCAGGACGTGGTCGAGGTGAAGCCGGGGGACGACGTTGAAATCTCCGGTCCCGCGATCGGTCCGACTCCGGCGCACGGCACGGTCGAGCGGGTTTATCCGGCGGGGTTCACGAAGGTCAGCTCTCTCGGGGTCGAGCAGCAGCGGGTGAAAGTGGTCGTGGGCTTTAGCACGAGCGACTTGGATCGAGTCCGGCATGATCGTGGGATTGGCACGGACTATCGGGTGTCGGTCCGAATCTTCACCAAATCGAAGGCCGATGCAACAGTGATCCCACGTTCAGCCCTGTTTCGCGGCGCGGAGGGAAAATGGCAAGTCTTCACTGTCCGCGACAGCCGCGCTCATTTGCAAGCGGTAGAGACCGGATTGATGAACGACGAAACGGTCGAGGTCGTCAAGGGACTCTCGGAAGGCGAAGTCGTCGTGCTGGCCCCGGAAACGAGCCTCGCCGACGGCGC